In uncultured Ilyobacter sp., a genomic segment contains:
- a CDS encoding oxaloacetate decarboxylase subunit alpha: protein MKKLKITETALRDGHQSLIATRLKTEEILPILEKMDQVGYYSLEVWGGATFDACIRFLNEDPWERLREMRRRVKNTKLQMLLRGQNLLGYRHYADDVVDKFIEKSLKNGIDIIRVFDALNDYRNLETAIKSIIKYNGHCQGCIAYTTSEIHTVDYYVEKVKELEKLGAHSICIKDMAGILLPEVAYDLIKKIKSVTDLPVELHTHCTSGIASMLYMRAIEAGVDIIDTGISPFSGGTAQPATEVFAHVLKGSERDPELDLGLLSEIADYFKPIKEKYRSEGILNPKVMDVEPKTLSYQVPGGMLSNLLSQLEGQGASERYEEVLEEVPRVRKDLGCPPLVTPLSQMVGTQAVFNVLVGERYKFVPKEIKDYVRGKYGQSPAPISQEIKEKIIGDETPITHRPADDISPEFEKLKAEMGDLAHCDEDVLMYALFPENAKKFLEDRLEKETEEREYIMTIAI from the coding sequence TTGAAAAAATTAAAAATAACTGAGACTGCATTGAGAGATGGACATCAGTCCCTTATAGCAACGAGACTAAAAACTGAAGAAATTCTTCCTATCCTGGAAAAAATGGATCAGGTAGGATATTATTCTCTGGAGGTATGGGGCGGAGCTACATTTGATGCCTGTATTAGATTTCTAAACGAAGATCCTTGGGAAAGACTGAGAGAGATGAGAAGAAGAGTTAAGAATACAAAACTTCAGATGCTTCTCCGTGGTCAAAATCTTCTTGGTTACAGACATTATGCAGATGATGTTGTTGATAAATTCATAGAAAAATCACTAAAAAATGGAATAGATATTATAAGAGTTTTTGATGCCTTAAATGACTATAGAAACCTTGAAACTGCAATCAAGTCCATTATTAAATATAACGGACACTGTCAAGGGTGTATCGCCTATACAACTAGTGAGATTCATACGGTAGATTACTATGTAGAAAAAGTAAAGGAGCTTGAAAAACTAGGTGCTCATTCAATCTGTATAAAGGACATGGCCGGAATATTACTTCCAGAAGTAGCCTATGATTTGATAAAAAAGATAAAATCAGTTACTGATCTTCCAGTTGAACTTCATACTCACTGTACGAGTGGGATAGCATCGATGCTATATATGAGGGCTATAGAGGCTGGAGTAGATATAATAGACACAGGTATATCACCTTTTTCAGGAGGTACAGCACAGCCTGCAACAGAAGTATTTGCCCATGTTTTAAAGGGAAGCGAAAGAGACCCAGAATTAGATCTTGGTCTTCTTTCAGAGATTGCAGATTACTTTAAGCCGATAAAAGAAAAATACAGATCAGAAGGGATATTAAATCCAAAGGTAATGGATGTAGAGCCAAAGACACTTTCATACCAGGTTCCAGGCGGAATGCTTTCGAATCTTCTTTCGCAATTAGAGGGACAGGGTGCATCTGAAAGATATGAAGAGGTTCTTGAAGAGGTACCGAGAGTAAGAAAGGACCTTGGATGTCCACCTCTAGTAACACCTCTTTCACAAATGGTTGGTACACAGGCAGTATTCAATGTACTTGTAGGAGAAAGATATAAATTTGTTCCTAAAGAGATAAAAGACTATGTAAGAGGAAAATATGGTCAGTCTCCGGCACCAATAAGCCAAGAGATAAAAGAGAAGATCATCGGTGACGAAACACCTATAACTCACAGACCTGCAGATGACATTTCTCCGGAATTTGAGAAGCTCAAGGCTGAGATGGGAGACCTTGCACACTGTGACGAGGATGTACTTATGTACGCCCTTTTCCCGGAAAATGCAAAAAAGTTTTTAGAGGACAGGCTTGAAAAAGAGACTGAGGAAAGAGAATATATAATGACCATAGCTATTTAA
- a CDS encoding IS4 family transposase, which produces MKNRQLRNKFSNHFSEQNIEEAARYSKFKIRNSGKLSPLNFISLSCFSSNNLCTSTLEELSADLLLKQNINISPQALDQRFGKASVEFLKNIFLMDSTEIKLPHKLKDKYKGANKSNPAVLKINLLLELLDYSFKNTVLSSGTRNEQTFSKYIYDKLVTDSLVLKDLGYFKFDDFSEIESRNSFFISRLRAGTRLFSLNPNPKYHKNGKIIKKTKYLVTTAGELGNRLKAGETKEYEFLVGSHDNKRPFRIVLTKLDEMASHKRIQMIEGRERRKEHCAKHARNSAEISGYITNLWGSDSSEIIEIYRLRWQIELLFKIFKSDFKLDKLKDLKIERIETHIYATLIRIVLLMEITKGIKGGYPEKISIRRVVKSSLGILNNLLEALKDEEGFVRLTSKLEKIIDSKIKNVPSK; this is translated from the coding sequence TTGAAGAATAGACAACTTAGAAATAAATTTTCAAATCACTTTTCAGAACAAAACATAGAGGAAGCAGCCAGGTATTCTAAATTTAAAATTAGGAATAGTGGAAAGCTTTCTCCACTTAACTTCATATCTTTAAGCTGTTTCAGTTCCAATAACTTATGCACTTCAACTCTTGAAGAATTAAGCGCCGATCTTCTATTAAAACAAAATATTAATATTTCTCCTCAAGCGCTTGATCAGAGGTTTGGAAAAGCTTCAGTAGAATTTCTTAAGAATATTTTCTTAATGGATTCAACAGAAATTAAATTGCCACATAAATTGAAAGATAAATATAAAGGAGCAAATAAGTCTAACCCTGCAGTTTTAAAAATAAATCTTCTCCTTGAGCTACTGGACTATTCTTTTAAGAATACGGTTTTATCTTCTGGGACTAGAAATGAGCAAACTTTTTCTAAGTATATCTATGATAAATTAGTTACAGACTCATTGGTCTTAAAAGATTTAGGGTATTTTAAATTTGATGACTTCAGTGAAATTGAGAGTAGGAATAGTTTTTTCATCTCTCGCTTAAGAGCTGGAACCAGACTTTTTTCTTTAAATCCCAACCCAAAATATCATAAGAATGGAAAGATTATCAAAAAAACAAAATATTTAGTGACAACTGCTGGCGAGCTTGGTAACAGATTAAAGGCTGGCGAAACAAAAGAGTATGAATTTCTAGTGGGGAGCCATGACAATAAAAGGCCTTTTAGAATTGTTCTTACTAAATTAGATGAGATGGCTTCTCATAAAAGAATTCAAATGATAGAAGGAAGAGAAAGAAGGAAAGAGCATTGCGCGAAGCATGCCAGAAATTCTGCTGAAATCAGCGGATATATTACCAATCTTTGGGGATCTGATTCCTCTGAAATCATTGAAATATATAGATTAAGATGGCAGATTGAACTACTGTTTAAAATTTTTAAATCTGATTTTAAATTAGATAAGCTCAAAGATTTGAAAATAGAGAGAATAGAGACACACATATATGCCACTCTGATTAGAATAGTTCTCTTAATGGAAATCACAAAGGGAATAAAAGGTGGATATCCTGAAAAAATTAGCATAAGGCGAGTCGTGAAGAGCTCATTAGGAATTTTGAATAACCTTCTCGAAGCTTTAAAAGATGAAGAGGGGTTTGTACGCTTGACCTCTAAATTAGAGAAAATTATAGATTCTAAAATAAAAAATGTCCCCAGTAAATAA
- a CDS encoding HEPN domain-containing protein, whose protein sequence is MKMPTKDWEVMLFKAERDLKSARILNNSELEDQALYHYQQAGEKALKSYLIYNKSRTPKSHDLSAILDKCLELDSSFEYLYNSAENLTPFSTAFRYMDTGMGILPSPDLVAEAEEDSLKILNFVKKKITV, encoded by the coding sequence ATGAAAATGCCAACTAAAGATTGGGAAGTCATGCTTTTTAAAGCTGAAAGAGATCTTAAATCTGCTCGTATTTTGAACAATTCAGAACTTGAAGACCAAGCTCTATATCATTATCAACAAGCTGGAGAAAAAGCTTTAAAATCATATCTAATTTATAATAAATCTAGAACTCCTAAAAGTCATGATTTATCTGCGATTTTAGATAAATGTTTGGAGTTAGACAGCAGTTTTGAATACTTGTATAACAGCGCTGAAAACCTTACTCCTTTTTCTACTGCGTTTAGATATATGGATACTGGTATGGGAATCCTTCCTTCTCCAGATCTAGTTGCTGAAGCTGAAGAGGATAGCCTGAAGATTCTAAATTTTGTAAAGAAAAAAATAACTGTATAA
- a CDS encoding nucleotidyltransferase domain-containing protein: MINLWKIEEAKNKLIKEFNPKKIYVFGSYAWGSPTEDSDLDLMIITKDCGNKINEMRRGIRALRGIGFSKDIIVESEHEFFENSKDINKIENEIYNRGYLIYENAN, from the coding sequence ATGATTAATTTATGGAAAATAGAAGAAGCTAAAAATAAATTAATTAAGGAATTTAATCCTAAAAAGATATATGTATTCGGTTCCTATGCTTGGGGATCTCCTACTGAAGACAGTGACCTTGATTTAATGATTATCACTAAAGATTGCGGAAATAAAATAAATGAAATGAGAAGAGGAATTAGGGCACTTCGAGGAATTGGATTCTCTAAAGATATAATTGTTGAAAGTGAACATGAATTTTTTGAAAATTCTAAAGATATCAATAAAATAGAAAATGAAATATACAATAGGGGGTATTTAATCTATGAAAATGCCAACTAA
- a CDS encoding HEPN domain-containing protein, which translates to MGATITEIKNDLLTAKKSLIEPKTLDTSAYHCQQCAEKAMKAYLNYKGKDTEDRKLRTHNLLMLLKACIIEDPEFEKMKKACGILNPNDTLYRYFNNNQIMPEEDEVIELINLSEKVHIFVKSLIKI; encoded by the coding sequence ATGGGAGCAACTATTACTGAGATCAAAAATGACCTTCTAACAGCTAAAAAAAGTTTAATAGAGCCTAAAACACTCGATACTTCAGCATATCATTGTCAGCAATGCGCAGAAAAAGCAATGAAAGCTTATCTTAACTATAAAGGGAAAGATACAGAAGATAGAAAATTGAGAACTCATAATTTATTAATGCTCTTAAAAGCTTGTATTATTGAAGATCCAGAGTTTGAAAAAATGAAGAAAGCTTGTGGAATATTAAACCCCAATGACACTCTATATAGATATTTTAACAATAACCAAATAATGCCAGAAGAAGACGAAGTAATTGAGCTAATAAATCTATCCGAAAAAGTCCATATTTTTGTTAAAAGTTTAATAAAAATATAA
- a CDS encoding nucleotidyltransferase domain-containing protein: protein MINLRKINLLRDKLQILYNAERVYVFGSYAWGEPTEDSDLDILVISNKFRELSLGKRIAKATDILFDLDFSVALVVETPEEFNLSKNTRGSLESYVDSKGVVLHG, encoded by the coding sequence ATGATTAATCTTAGAAAAATCAACCTATTAAGAGATAAATTACAAATATTATACAATGCTGAAAGAGTATATGTATTTGGATCTTATGCCTGGGGAGAACCTACAGAGGATAGTGATTTAGATATATTGGTCATTAGCAATAAATTTAGAGAATTAAGCCTTGGGAAAAGGATAGCCAAAGCTACTGATATTCTTTTTGATTTAGATTTTTCAGTGGCCTTGGTAGTCGAAACACCTGAAGAGTTTAATTTATCAAAGAATACTAGGGGTAGTCTTGAAAGTTATGTGGACAGCAAGGGAGTAGTATTACATGGATAA
- a CDS encoding recombinase family protein: protein MKNRVNLLFKDKKRVWAYWRVSTSKQSEGRQIKIFEDYGLDNIFIRGDKITGKTNAEDRDMYSEMKKLMVPGDYLLIKNLDRLGRDKKLILKEYWNLVDRGINILIIDTPYLSSEDLKNQAEKQAEIFKDFTMNTGNGLLDDFISGLGELIKKLMIGMIDQQLENEALRAEAERENIALRVKEGVKIAQNRLRKEDRGWGRPCIKVTPEVNDILRRWNSREIMQKEALEKLKLYGVGRTTAYKLKLNKS, encoded by the coding sequence ATGAAAAATAGGGTGAATTTGTTATTTAAAGACAAAAAAAGAGTTTGGGCTTACTGGAGGGTGTCAACTTCAAAACAAAGTGAAGGTAGACAGATAAAAATATTTGAAGATTACGGATTAGATAATATTTTTATAAGAGGAGATAAGATAACTGGAAAGACCAATGCCGAAGATAGAGATATGTATTCTGAAATGAAAAAACTGATGGTTCCTGGAGATTATCTATTAATTAAAAATTTGGACAGACTTGGGAGAGACAAAAAACTTATTTTAAAAGAATATTGGAATCTTGTAGACAGAGGAATTAATATTCTTATAATTGATACTCCCTATCTATCCAGTGAAGATCTTAAAAATCAAGCTGAAAAACAAGCGGAGATATTTAAAGATTTTACAATGAATACCGGAAATGGTCTATTGGATGACTTTATCAGCGGATTGGGAGAGCTCATTAAAAAATTAATGATCGGGATGATAGACCAGCAACTTGAAAATGAGGCTCTCAGGGCAGAGGCTGAGAGGGAAAATATAGCCCTCAGAGTTAAGGAAGGTGTGAAGATAGCACAGAACAGGCTTAGAAAGGAAGACAGAGGGTGGGGAAGACCTTGTATAAAGGTCACTCCTGAAGTAAATGATATTCTTAGAAGATGGAATTCTAGGGAAATTATGCAAAAAGAAGCTTTAGAAAAACTTAAGCTATACGGGGTTGGTAGAACTACGGCATATAAATTAAAGTTGAATAAATCTTAA
- a CDS encoding Txe/YoeB family addiction module toxin, with protein sequence MNLSFTEIGWEDYTYWCDTDRKIQKKINKLIKEVLRHPFEGVGKPEPLKGSLSGLWSRRIDREHRLVYEVESNEIIVHQCRYHYDRS encoded by the coding sequence ATGAACCTTTCCTTCACAGAAATTGGATGGGAGGATTACACATATTGGTGTGATACTGATAGAAAAATTCAAAAAAAAATTAATAAATTAATCAAAGAAGTATTAAGACATCCATTTGAAGGAGTAGGTAAGCCTGAACCTCTTAAAGGTAGTCTTTCTGGTTTATGGTCTAGAAGAATTGATCGTGAACATCGTTTAGTTTATGAAGTAGAATCAAATGAAATAATAGTTCACCAATGCAGATACCACTACGATAGATCTTAG
- a CDS encoding type II toxin-antitoxin system prevent-host-death family antitoxin, whose product MKAVNYSDFRQHLKSHLDIAYSDHEPLIVTRKQNENMVVMSQEDYNSLMETVYLLSSKTNANRLYESRKQTRTGKKISVNVNKLDEMKEE is encoded by the coding sequence ATGAAAGCTGTCAATTACAGCGATTTTAGACAACATCTGAAATCACATTTAGATATTGCTTATTCTGATCACGAGCCTCTTATTGTTACTAGAAAGCAAAATGAAAATATGGTTGTAATGTCTCAAGAAGATTATAATTCATTAATGGAGACTGTATACCTCCTTTCTTCCAAAACAAACGCTAATAGACTTTATGAATCCAGAAAGCAAACTAGAACAGGGAAAAAAATATCTGTAAATGTTAATAAGCTAGATGAAATGAAGGAGGAGTAA
- a CDS encoding Fic family protein, with protein MKPNNDLKFLPPRIDIETVSVLKQLNKSSRALAELKAYSELIPNKEILISSLALQEAKASSEIENIVTTNDSLYKAIAIDEKKIDPSTKEVLNYRTALWRGVELVKEKGFISTNLIIEVQETLENNSGGIRKIPGTALKNALTDEVIYTPPSGEELIRQLLSNLEKYYNIETDIDPLIKLAISHYQFEAIHPFYDGNGRTGRILNILYLLKEGLLESPILYLSSYIIKNKGLYYKLLEEVTTNETWEEWILYILKAIEITSRDTLELAKNIKSLMDITIQEVKEKLPKIYNKELIEFIFTETYTKGSHLVEKGFATRKTMTKYLRALEEIGILKSEKVGREVIYINVHLFNLLKGS; from the coding sequence ATGAAACCCAATAATGATTTAAAATTTTTACCACCTAGAATAGATATAGAGACAGTTTCAGTATTAAAGCAGCTAAATAAATCAAGTAGAGCTCTAGCAGAATTAAAAGCATATTCAGAATTAATACCCAATAAAGAAATACTAATAAGCTCATTAGCTCTTCAGGAGGCAAAGGCCAGTTCAGAAATAGAGAATATAGTTACTACGAATGACAGTTTGTACAAAGCAATCGCTATTGATGAAAAGAAAATTGATCCAAGCACAAAAGAAGTTTTAAACTATAGAACTGCCTTATGGAGAGGAGTAGAATTAGTAAAAGAAAAAGGATTTATTAGCACCAATCTTATTATAGAAGTGCAAGAAACTCTTGAAAATAATAGTGGTGGGATCAGAAAAATTCCAGGGACAGCTTTAAAAAATGCACTAACAGATGAAGTAATCTACACTCCTCCTTCAGGAGAAGAACTTATAAGGCAGCTATTAAGCAACTTAGAGAAATATTATAATATAGAAACAGATATCGATCCCTTAATAAAACTAGCTATATCTCATTACCAGTTTGAGGCTATCCACCCTTTTTATGATGGAAACGGTAGAACAGGAAGGATTCTTAATATTCTTTATCTTCTCAAAGAAGGACTACTAGAATCTCCTATACTATATCTGAGTTCATATATCATCAAAAATAAAGGATTATACTATAAACTTCTAGAAGAAGTTACAACAAATGAAACTTGGGAGGAGTGGATCTTATATATTTTAAAAGCCATTGAAATTACTTCCAGAGATACCTTAGAGCTTGCAAAGAATATTAAAAGCCTTATGGACATAACAATCCAAGAAGTAAAAGAGAAACTTCCTAAAATATATAATAAAGAATTAATAGAATTTATCTTTACAGAGACCTATACTAAAGGATCTCACCTTGTTGAGAAGGGGTTTGCTACTAGAAAGACTATGACTAAGTATCTTCGAGCTTTGGAAGAAATCGGAATTTTAAAAAGCGAGAAAGTTGGAAGAGAAGTTATATATATAAATGTCCATCTTTTCAATCTTTTAAAAGGAAGTTAG
- a CDS encoding ATP-binding protein produces MKNRDLYLNQLIQFRDKKLIKVITGLRRSGKSTLLSLFENHLIASGVDNKHIIRMNFESFEFDEIISYKELHAHIKERISDTNKKYYILLDEVQQVSSWEKVINSFLVDANVDIYITGSNAYLLSSELSTLLSGRYVEIKMQPLSFKEYLYFLESDKEMNLQEKFNQYLQYGGLPTVVDLLNNPDTIGPFLEGIYNTVLMKDVIERNGVRDAALLESILKFIAANIGSIVSTKKISDYLTSSGRKTTSDTIDNYLRMLENAFIIYKANRYDLKGKMFLKTLEKYYIVDIGIRNRLTSLGNTDYGHVLENVVYLELLRRGYEVTIGKIGSLEVDFVASKTDEKIYYQVSATIMDTKTRERELRPLESISDNYPKYILTMDQIIFNDYSGIKVKNIIDFLLE; encoded by the coding sequence TTAGGGATAAAAAATTAATTAAGGTAATCACCGGTTTAAGACGTTCGGGTAAGTCAACCCTACTTTCACTATTTGAAAATCATCTGATCGCCAGCGGTGTTGACAACAAACACATTATCCGTATGAACTTTGAGTCATTTGAGTTCGATGAAATTATCAGTTATAAGGAACTCCATGCACACATTAAAGAACGCATTAGTGACACAAATAAAAAATATTATATTCTTCTTGATGAAGTCCAGCAGGTTTCTTCATGGGAAAAAGTTATTAATTCTTTCCTTGTCGATGCCAATGTAGATATCTATATAACTGGGTCAAATGCTTATCTTTTGTCTTCAGAACTTTCCACATTGCTATCGGGCAGATATGTTGAAATCAAAATGCAGCCTTTATCCTTTAAAGAGTATTTATATTTCTTAGAATCAGATAAAGAAATGAATCTCCAAGAAAAATTTAATCAATATCTTCAATACGGTGGGCTTCCTACAGTAGTTGATCTATTAAATAATCCAGATACAATCGGTCCTTTCCTGGAAGGCATCTACAATACTGTGCTTATGAAGGACGTTATTGAAAGGAATGGGGTCAGGGATGCCGCCCTTCTTGAAAGTATTTTGAAATTTATCGCTGCCAATATCGGAAGTATCGTCTCTACTAAAAAAATTAGCGACTATCTTACCAGTAGTGGGAGGAAGACTACTAGTGATACGATTGATAATTATCTTAGGATGCTTGAAAATGCATTTATCATTTACAAGGCAAACCGCTATGACTTAAAAGGGAAGATGTTTCTAAAAACCCTTGAAAAGTATTACATCGTTGATATAGGTATACGCAATAGATTGACCAGCCTAGGTAACACAGATTATGGTCATGTTTTAGAAAACGTTGTTTATCTGGAACTATTAAGACGTGGCTATGAAGTGACTATTGGAAAAATCGGTTCCTTAGAAGTCGACTTCGTCGCCTCAAAAACAGACGAAAAAATCTACTATCAAGTTTCAGCTACAATCATGGATACGAAAACGAGAGAGCGAGAGCTTAGACCTCTAGAATCCATTTCTGATAACTATCCGAAATATATTTTGACTATGGACCAAATCATCTTCAATGACTACTCTGGGATCAAAGTTAAAAATATCATAGACTTCTTGCTTGAATAG